A genomic stretch from Lathyrus oleraceus cultivar Zhongwan6 chromosome 2, CAAS_Psat_ZW6_1.0, whole genome shotgun sequence includes:
- the LOC127121766 gene encoding uncharacterized protein LOC127121766: MAEYEACILGIKAAIDMKIQFLDVYGDSALVVSQIKGDWDTKHENLIPYREHVLSLIPHFEEITFGHIPRGENQLADALATMASMFEISWDDEAPKITIDRFEKPAYCNEIDTEEGEEKPWFYEVKRYLETQEFPEGASVKDKKFLRRFSAKFFLSNGILYKRNHDSTLLRCVDKKEATEIMEDMHDGVFGTHSSGHTMTKKVWHP; this comes from the exons atggctgagtatgaggcatgtatccTGGGCATCAAAGCTGCCATTGATATGAAAATTCAGTTCCTGGacgtatatggagattcagcccTGGTAGTGAGTCAGATTAAAGGAGATTGGGATACCAAGCATGAAAATCTTATTCCCTACAGAGAGCATGTGCTGTCTTTGATCCCACATTTTGAAGAGATTACCTTTGGACACATTCCACGAGgagagaatcagttggcagatgCATTAGCCACCATGGCATCTATGTTTGAGATTAGCTGGGATGATGAAGCTCCCAAGATTACTATTGATAGATTTGAGAAGCCTGCATACTGCAATGAGATTGATACTGAAGAAGGAGAGGAAAAGCCTTGGTTCTATGAAGTAAAAAGATATCTTGAAACTCAAGAGTTCCCTGAAGGGGCATCtgtcaaagataagaagtttctGAGGAGGTTTTCTGCTAAGTTCTTCTTGAGTAATGGAATTTTGTACAAACGCaatcatgattcaactttgcttcgttgtgtggataagAAGGAAGCAACagagattatggaagacatgcatgatgggGTTTTTGGCACTCATTCTAGTGGTCATACTATGACAAAGAAG gtatggcatccctga